Part of the Paenibacillus aurantius genome, TAGGATCGTTCCGTCCGCCGCGACGGCGAGATCGGAATAGGCGGCAGGCCCCTTGTGAAGCTCCTTCAGCACGGTCCAGGTCCGGCCCCCGTCAGAGCTTCTTCGGACCGTCAGGTTCTCCCGCTTCGTGCCGGCCGGATTGGAGAAGAGCACGCCCCCGCTCCCGTCCTCAATCAGGCTGCCCTGGCAGACCGGCTCGATCAGCGCTTCGTCGAGAATCAGATCCGACCAGGTGAGCCCGCCGTCCCGGCTCCAGGAGACAGCGCGCCGATTCTTCCCGTGATAGCTCCGCATATTCAAATAAACCGAGCCGTCAGGCAGCTCCGCGAGCGCGCATTCATTCGTGTACTCTCCCGCGATGCCGCCGATCCGCCACGTCTCCCCATGATCGTCACTGTAAATGACATGGGCCGTATACGGGCCCGACGTGCCGGTCTCGGGGTTCAAGACCGCATGGTTGCACGGCACGAGCAGGCGGCCGCTCTGCAGCTGGACCGCATGGCACGGACCGGCCGCATACCAGGTCCACCCCGGCCGCTTGACGTCGGCCGTAATGTCGCGAGGCTCCGACCACGTGAGGCCGTCGTCGTCGCTTTTCATCACCAGGACATCCCGTGCGGCTTTTCCCGCCAGGATGTCCTTCTCATGGCCATCCTCCGCGTTGCGGCAGAGCAGCAGCCAGATCGTTCCCGTTTCCCGGTCCTGGACCGGACACGGGTTCCCGATCGTATTCGCACCCTCATCGGCG contains:
- a CDS encoding sialidase family protein; protein product: MDNQILFAAGDLGYHTYRIPSLLVTKEGTVLAFCEARKNGAGDAGDIDVVLKRSLDHGKTWEPVRVIADEGANTIGNPCPVQDRETGTIWLLLCRNAEDGHEKDILAGKAARDVLVMKSDDDGLTWSEPRDITADVKRPGWTWYAAGPCHAVQLQSGRLLVPCNHAVLNPETGTSGPYTAHVIYSDDHGETWRIGGIAGEYTNECALAELPDGSVYLNMRSYHGKNRRAVSWSRDGGLTWSDLILDEALIEPVCQGSLIEDGSGGVLFSNPAGTKRENLTVRRSSDGGRTWTVLKELHKGPAAYSDLAVAADGTILCLYECGEERPYERLVLARFDGQ